Proteins encoded together in one Thalassotalea crassostreae window:
- the trpA gene encoding tryptophan synthase subunit alpha: MTNIKTGQRYQQCFANLASKQQGAFIPFVMIGDPHKQQSIEIIKTLIDNGADALELGIPFSDPSADGLTIQMAAKRALNAKINTDVCIDILTEIRAYAPDIPIGLLLYANLVFARGIDKFYNDMKNAGVDSVLIADVPMRESKRFEQAALAHDIAPIFIAPPNADEDTLKKVAAHGQGYTYVLSRAGVTGTEVKANMPGKELIATLDGYHAPEPVLGFGISSPEQVKEAIDSGAKGAISGSAVVNIIANNIDDEQQMLASLATFIQSMKAAS, translated from the coding sequence ATGACTAACATTAAAACAGGTCAGCGTTATCAACAGTGTTTTGCAAACTTAGCGAGCAAACAGCAAGGGGCGTTTATTCCTTTTGTTATGATTGGCGACCCACATAAACAACAATCTATTGAGATCATAAAAACGTTAATTGATAACGGTGCTGATGCGCTCGAATTAGGTATTCCGTTTTCAGATCCTAGTGCCGATGGTTTAACTATTCAGATGGCAGCAAAGCGAGCGTTAAACGCGAAAATCAATACTGATGTTTGTATCGACATATTAACTGAAATTAGAGCTTATGCGCCTGATATTCCTATCGGGTTATTGCTCTATGCTAATTTAGTGTTTGCCCGTGGTATCGATAAGTTTTATAACGACATGAAAAATGCTGGTGTGGATTCTGTGCTTATCGCTGATGTACCAATGCGTGAAAGCAAACGTTTTGAACAAGCGGCTCTTGCTCATGATATAGCGCCTATTTTTATTGCACCACCAAACGCCGATGAAGATACTTTGAAAAAGGTCGCTGCACATGGACAAGGCTATACTTATGTTTTAAGTCGCGCTGGCGTTACTGGCACTGAAGTAAAAGCGAATATGCCGGGCAAGGAGTTAATTGCAACGCTAGATGGTTACCATGCTCCAGAGCCAGTATTAGGGTTTGGTATTTCATCCCCTGAGCAAGTTAAAGAAGCGATAGATAGCGGTGCTAAAGGTGCGATAAGTGGTAGTGCTGTCGTTAACATTATTGCCAATAACATTGATGACGAACAACAAATGTTAGCGAGCTTAGCGACGTTTATTCAATCGATGAAAGCAGCAAGTTAA
- a CDS encoding ExbD/TolR family protein — protein MARKRIREEEEAAIDMTPMLDIVFIMLIFFIVTTSFVKEAGIDVQKPKAANASKKPSANIFIAVRENGEIWMDKRVVDVERVSANIEKLLAEQPTDIVIIQADKGAKHGVVVKVMDAIKDAGIDKISIAAASGG, from the coding sequence ATGGCACGTAAACGTATTCGTGAAGAAGAAGAAGCGGCAATCGATATGACGCCGATGCTTGATATCGTATTTATCATGCTTATATTCTTCATCGTAACCACTTCATTTGTTAAAGAAGCTGGTATCGATGTGCAAAAGCCTAAAGCGGCTAATGCAAGTAAAAAACCATCAGCGAACATTTTCATTGCAGTTCGAGAGAATGGTGAAATTTGGATGGACAAGCGTGTAGTTGATGTAGAGCGTGTTTCTGCAAACATCGAAAAACTACTAGCTGAACAACCTACTGATATTGTAATTATTCAAGCTGACAAAGGCGCAAAACATGGCGTAGTTGTTAAAGTTATGGATGCAATCAAGGATGCAGGAATCGATAAGATTTCTATTGCTGCAGCGTCGGGTGGTTAA
- a CDS encoding MotA/TolQ/ExbB proton channel family protein: MLYLIELWETVREFLATGGFVLYFVAFALFLMWILMIEKYWFLAAVYPKMKSDIVAKWDARTDTTSWYAHKIRDAWISEAAEVLNARMLTIKTLVAMCPLIGLFGTVTGMIMVFETMATQGTGNPRLMASGISMATIPTMAGMVAALSGVFFSSRLDAKVKMAKAKLVDSLPHH, translated from the coding sequence ATGTTATACCTGATAGAGCTCTGGGAGACTGTCAGGGAATTTCTTGCGACAGGTGGCTTCGTATTATATTTCGTCGCCTTCGCACTCTTCTTAATGTGGATATTGATGATTGAGAAGTATTGGTTCTTAGCAGCTGTTTACCCAAAAATGAAAAGCGACATTGTCGCTAAGTGGGATGCTCGAACTGATACTACATCTTGGTATGCACATAAAATTAGAGATGCATGGATTTCTGAAGCAGCAGAAGTATTAAACGCGCGTATGCTAACAATTAAAACGTTAGTAGCAATGTGTCCTTTGATTGGTTTATTCGGTACGGTTACCGGTATGATAATGGTTTTTGAAACCATGGCCACTCAAGGTACTGGTAACCCTCGTCTAATGGCGTCAGGTATATCAATGGCAACAATCCCTACAATGGCGGGAATGGTTGCGGCATTATCTGGAGTTTTCTTTAGCTCTAGATTAGACGCGAAAGTAAAAATGGCGAAGGCTAAGCTAGTTGATAGCTTACCTCATCACTAG
- a CDS encoding DUF5916 domain-containing protein codes for MKRSSSIGLFFLYLFSFSVLAVDLEEKPSEDVAEVDDASSEFSMADIQQLELEVLDEPPVIDGDLTDRFWASSSILSIDLEMYPTRFDKSVVDTDALIGMTKTHVYFAFNAYDPDTSQLRTAIRENDGVKEDDYVSVVIDPTGNLRKKYEFRVNPSGSKADVLQNTVSDRYIYDWDTEWEATAKITETGYLVEMAIPIDSLKSPKAEGEERNMWALILKRSYPRKIDRTMGGIYIIYPPNPVSSQRIASSEGGEITFENATKNLEIYPYGIYHSSEKRKYQQPFEQREEIEEFDAGMDIKLTINSATTIAATVNPNFTDVEADIARDSINNQFNVFQPEKRRFFQQDMDLYSTLMSLVYTRNIIDPDLGLSVSHETKEYSTGFFWSNDEETTVIIPDNLGSDKVELDDLDSQSVAARYVTAAGGSAYGAMVTQRTAGDYKNSVVSHDGLLNLGIDDKLRYQIAFSNTEYIEEFGDDICEEDDCLDIPEDVYCELGNCGTTSEVLRASADETLEGYAAQIKYRHTAPKSFITLNYYDISEDFRGDLGYMTKADYRLINALYGRNWYFETFSGDEGKSRARLYLSATQIENQAGAKIATMYDIWAEFRGSYQTVFRPGIRTIERRVNRLNQNSLELKGNAPRFDESYIQWYFETAPVTDWTFNLDGRYGEIADADNIVLGDMAEFKPRVRYQIGDFNIDLQHTFRDYDFEDEKLYGEDFTTFTVNWRPSDDRVVRFLVKWDETERDLNRWRDPSEKSYEREVEIELTHTRYVTKNLSLLTGFKFEREKDNTIPRDFTNDRQFYLKVNYNMGFIGN; via the coding sequence ATGAAAAGATCTTCTTCGATTGGCTTATTTTTCCTCTACCTTTTTTCCTTCTCCGTTCTCGCTGTTGATCTTGAAGAAAAACCTTCTGAAGATGTCGCTGAAGTTGACGATGCCTCTAGCGAGTTTTCAATGGCAGATATTCAGCAACTTGAGCTTGAAGTGTTAGATGAACCACCAGTTATTGATGGCGACTTGACCGATAGATTTTGGGCCTCTTCGAGCATACTAAGCATCGACTTGGAGATGTACCCTACGCGTTTTGATAAATCAGTTGTCGATACAGATGCGTTAATAGGCATGACTAAGACTCACGTATATTTTGCTTTTAATGCCTACGACCCAGATACATCACAGCTCAGAACGGCAATAAGAGAAAATGACGGTGTTAAAGAAGATGATTACGTATCAGTCGTTATTGACCCTACCGGTAATTTAAGAAAGAAATACGAGTTTCGAGTTAATCCAAGTGGCTCAAAAGCAGACGTATTACAAAATACGGTGAGTGACCGGTACATATACGACTGGGACACTGAATGGGAAGCAACAGCAAAAATAACTGAAACCGGTTATTTAGTAGAAATGGCGATTCCGATTGATTCTCTAAAGTCTCCCAAAGCGGAAGGTGAAGAGCGAAATATGTGGGCGCTAATATTAAAACGTTCTTATCCTAGAAAAATAGATAGAACAATGGGCGGGATTTACATCATATATCCACCAAACCCGGTTTCGAGTCAGCGTATAGCATCTTCTGAAGGCGGCGAAATTACCTTTGAAAATGCTACTAAAAATTTAGAAATATACCCTTATGGTATTTATCATTCTAGCGAAAAGCGTAAGTACCAACAGCCGTTCGAACAGCGTGAAGAAATAGAAGAGTTCGATGCGGGTATGGACATTAAGTTAACCATTAATAGTGCAACGACAATTGCTGCAACAGTTAATCCTAATTTTACTGATGTTGAAGCTGATATTGCTCGTGATTCAATTAACAACCAATTCAACGTATTCCAACCTGAGAAACGTCGATTTTTCCAACAAGACATGGATTTGTATTCAACATTAATGTCACTAGTTTACACCCGCAATATTATAGATCCCGACCTAGGCTTAAGTGTATCCCATGAAACTAAAGAATATTCTACCGGTTTTTTTTGGTCTAACGATGAAGAAACAACTGTCATTATTCCTGATAATTTAGGTAGTGATAAAGTTGAGCTTGATGACTTAGATAGTCAGTCTGTAGCTGCTCGATATGTGACTGCTGCGGGCGGTAGTGCCTATGGTGCGATGGTGACCCAACGTACGGCAGGAGATTATAAGAACTCCGTAGTTTCACATGACGGATTATTAAATTTAGGGATTGATGATAAATTACGTTATCAAATCGCTTTTTCCAATACTGAATACATTGAGGAGTTTGGTGATGATATCTGTGAAGAAGATGATTGCTTAGATATTCCTGAAGATGTCTATTGTGAATTAGGAAACTGTGGCACAACGAGTGAAGTATTAAGAGCATCTGCGGACGAAACGCTAGAAGGATATGCGGCGCAAATTAAATATCGTCATACTGCGCCTAAGTCTTTTATTACACTAAATTATTACGATATCAGTGAAGATTTTCGTGGTGACTTAGGGTACATGACTAAAGCTGATTATCGTTTAATCAATGCCCTTTACGGTCGTAACTGGTATTTTGAAACGTTTAGTGGTGATGAAGGAAAGTCGCGAGCACGTTTATATTTGTCAGCGACGCAAATTGAAAACCAAGCTGGTGCTAAGATAGCAACCATGTACGATATTTGGGCTGAATTTAGAGGCTCTTATCAAACTGTATTTCGTCCGGGTATTAGAACTATTGAAAGACGAGTAAATCGATTAAATCAAAACTCATTAGAGCTCAAAGGGAATGCTCCTAGATTTGATGAGAGCTATATTCAGTGGTATTTTGAGACTGCCCCCGTTACAGATTGGACATTTAATTTAGATGGACGATATGGTGAAATTGCTGATGCTGATAATATCGTACTTGGTGATATGGCAGAGTTTAAACCTCGAGTTCGTTACCAAATAGGTGATTTTAATATCGATCTACAGCACACTTTTAGAGATTATGATTTTGAAGATGAAAAACTCTACGGCGAAGATTTCACAACGTTCACGGTAAATTGGAGACCAAGTGATGATAGAGTCGTGCGTTTCCTAGTAAAATGGGATGAAACTGAGCGTGATCTTAATCGCTGGCGTGATCCTTCAGAAAAGTCTTATGAGCGCGAGGTTGAAATAGAATTAACCCATACACGTTACGTCACGAAAAATTTATCGTTATTAACAGGCTTTAAATTTGAACGTGAAAAAGATAATACGATTCCCCGTGATTTTACCAATGATCGACAGTTTTACTTAAAGGTTAATTACAATATGGGCTTTATCGGTAACTAA
- the can gene encoding carbonate dehydratase codes for MASLTHLFQNNKDWAEEIKKQTPDFFDNLANQQSPEYLWIGCSDSRVPANQLLGLAPGEIFVHRNIANQVVHTDLNCLSVIQYAVDVLKVKHIIVCGHYGCGGVAASLTNDQFGLIDNWLRHISDVYRFNKEELAKLEGNDLTNRLCELNVVEQVANVANTTIMINAWDANQDVTVHGFIYNVADGVLKDLNVSIDKKL; via the coding sequence ATGGCTTCATTAACACACCTATTCCAAAATAATAAAGATTGGGCTGAAGAAATCAAAAAGCAAACGCCAGACTTTTTTGACAATTTGGCCAACCAGCAATCACCAGAATACCTATGGATAGGTTGCAGTGACTCTCGAGTACCGGCCAATCAATTATTAGGCTTAGCCCCGGGCGAAATATTTGTTCATCGTAACATTGCCAATCAAGTAGTTCATACAGACCTTAACTGCCTCTCAGTGATACAGTACGCCGTCGATGTACTAAAAGTTAAGCATATCATTGTTTGTGGTCATTATGGCTGTGGTGGGGTTGCTGCTTCGTTAACGAACGACCAATTTGGCTTAATCGACAACTGGCTAAGACATATCAGTGATGTTTATCGCTTTAATAAGGAAGAATTAGCAAAACTTGAAGGTAACGACTTAACCAATAGACTTTGTGAACTTAATGTTGTTGAACAAGTTGCTAATGTTGCAAACACGACAATTATGATAAATGCATGGGATGCTAATCAAGATGTCACTGTTCATGGTTTTATATACAATGTTGCCGATGGTGTTTTAAAGGATTTGAACGTGAGTATTGATAAAAAGCTTTAA
- a CDS encoding energy transducer TonB, with product MVRFLVSILLGVVVTFGLFVFMAYLISGGAKRYADAGDSVVIDIVSTPPESKVQQRRRVPPPPPPPPKTPPKPQAPEPEQSNDNSGLQFNVPGVEISGASAGMDAPGAGFGRDGEATPIVRIEPKYPIQAARDGKEGWVQLSFTINEVGGVEDVKVIAAQPKRIFDKEAKRALKKWKYKPKIVDGKPLKQVGLTVQLDFSMGQ from the coding sequence ATGGTTCGCTTTTTAGTATCAATACTATTGGGCGTTGTTGTAACCTTTGGCTTGTTTGTCTTTATGGCTTACTTGATTTCAGGTGGCGCAAAGCGTTATGCAGATGCGGGTGATAGCGTAGTTATCGACATCGTATCTACACCACCTGAATCTAAAGTACAGCAACGTAGACGAGTTCCGCCGCCGCCGCCGCCGCCGCCTAAAACGCCGCCTAAGCCGCAAGCGCCAGAACCTGAACAAAGTAATGATAACTCAGGCTTGCAATTTAATGTTCCTGGTGTAGAGATCTCGGGAGCGTCAGCTGGTATGGACGCACCTGGTGCAGGATTCGGTCGTGATGGTGAGGCAACTCCTATTGTTCGAATCGAGCCTAAGTATCCTATTCAAGCAGCACGAGATGGCAAAGAAGGTTGGGTACAACTTAGCTTTACTATTAACGAAGTTGGTGGTGTTGAAGACGTAAAAGTCATCGCTGCACAACCTAAACGTATTTTCGATAAAGAAGCGAAACGAGCTCTTAAGAAATGGAAGTACAAACCAAAAATCGTTGATGGTAAGCCGCTTAAACAAGTTGGTTTAACTGTACAGTTAGACTTTTCAATGGGTCAATAG
- a CDS encoding DUF2897 family protein, whose translation MSTATWIIIAVIGFIISGIYFIYKSAQKFNLSKEQLAKINQRNKELEQQEKEND comes from the coding sequence ATGAGCACAGCAACCTGGATTATTATCGCAGTAATAGGATTTATAATTAGTGGTATCTACTTCATCTATAAAAGTGCACAAAAATTTAATCTTAGTAAAGAGCAGTTAGCTAAAATCAATCAACGCAATAAAGAGCTTGAGCAACAAGAAAAAGAAAACGACTAG
- a CDS encoding tetratricopeptide repeat protein — translation MFKKLITSSLLVAFVATTTMPVSSTAFAAEDTKKTQKKKKKSTKIVGPSVGKKVQKAFEAYSEDRIDDALEILLDIETSKTYDRAYLDRFIASMYATKGGDANIAKALVRLEAATKDNALNEGEHAEALKLLADLQMQEKQYEKALANYEKWMKFTGKEDADTYVKIAQANYELKNLDKMIEPSDRAIALYKKPNQNPYVLKLTSYYERKQYTNAVKVLEEVVVIFPENKIWWTQLGSFYMLIEDYDRALYTLNLAYKQGFLEKESEIKMLANLFATNDNPYKSAKLLEKHIDSGLVARTDTNLFAMANSFHAAQEIALAAKYFGETAKLSNDPRHYRRQGMLLQQSEKYDAAAAVLQKAIDLGIENPGRVWMTMAEAYFYQEKFKQAYAAIKKAQEDPKTKKAARAWASYIKDTAERKKKSI, via the coding sequence ATGTTTAAAAAACTAATCACTTCTTCATTGTTGGTTGCGTTTGTAGCAACAACTACAATGCCAGTATCATCGACAGCATTTGCTGCCGAAGATACTAAGAAAACCCAGAAAAAGAAGAAAAAGTCGACTAAGATTGTTGGTCCGTCTGTTGGTAAGAAAGTTCAGAAGGCGTTTGAAGCCTACTCTGAAGATCGTATCGATGACGCACTAGAGATTTTGCTAGATATAGAAACGTCAAAAACCTATGACCGTGCTTACTTAGATCGCTTTATTGCGAGCATGTATGCAACAAAAGGTGGTGACGCGAACATTGCAAAAGCACTAGTCCGCTTAGAAGCTGCAACGAAAGATAACGCACTTAACGAAGGTGAGCACGCTGAAGCACTTAAATTACTAGCTGACTTGCAGATGCAAGAGAAGCAGTATGAAAAGGCATTAGCCAACTACGAAAAGTGGATGAAGTTTACTGGTAAAGAAGACGCTGATACTTACGTTAAAATTGCACAAGCTAATTATGAGTTAAAAAATCTAGATAAGATGATTGAACCTTCAGATAGAGCAATCGCTTTATATAAGAAGCCTAATCAAAACCCTTATGTATTAAAATTAACGTCATATTACGAGCGTAAGCAATATACTAACGCAGTGAAAGTGCTTGAAGAAGTAGTGGTAATTTTCCCTGAAAACAAGATTTGGTGGACACAACTAGGTAGCTTCTACATGTTAATAGAAGATTACGATAGAGCGTTATACACTTTAAATCTTGCTTATAAACAAGGATTCCTTGAAAAGGAATCTGAAATCAAAATGTTAGCAAACTTGTTTGCGACTAATGATAACCCTTATAAGTCAGCGAAATTACTTGAGAAGCACATTGACAGTGGTTTAGTAGCTCGAACGGATACTAATTTGTTCGCAATGGCAAACTCATTCCATGCGGCTCAAGAAATTGCTTTAGCAGCGAAGTATTTTGGTGAAACAGCTAAGCTGTCTAACGATCCAAGACATTATCGTCGTCAAGGTATGCTTTTACAGCAATCGGAAAAATATGATGCCGCAGCTGCGGTATTACAAAAAGCTATTGATCTAGGTATTGAAAACCCAGGTCGAGTATGGATGACAATGGCAGAAGCATATTTCTACCAAGAAAAATTCAAACAAGCTTATGCTGCGATAAAGAAAGCGCAGGAAGATCCGAAAACTAAGAAAGCAGCTCGCGCTTGGGCATCTTATATTAAAGATACTGCAGAGCGTAAGAAGAAAAGCATTTAG
- the trpB gene encoding tryptophan synthase subunit beta, which yields MTDPKQQNDDALSPYFGEFGGMYVSELLVPALEQLEAAFIDSQNDEEFQNEFNHLLNSFAGRPTPLTLCRNLVKNPLAKIYLKREDLLHGGAHKTNQVLGQALLAKKMGKTEIIAETGAGQHGVATAIACSLLGLKCRVYMGKVDCDRQQPNVFRMELMGAEVIPVTAGSGTLKDAVNEALRDWSANYDNAHYLLGTAAGPHPFPTIVREFQKMIGIEAKQQILKEQGRLPDYVVACVGGGSNAIGMFHDFIDETEVKLVGVEAGGKGIDTPQHGATLVAGSKGMLHGAYTYIMQDKYGQIEESYSVSAGLDYPGVGPQHSLLKDIGRAEYVPINDDEALNAFQALSRNEGIIPALESSHALAHAVKLADAATEETVILVNLSGRGDKDLAHVSSILGGENYREKREQASKEKAKGGEL from the coding sequence ATGACAGATCCAAAACAACAAAATGATGACGCCTTATCACCATATTTTGGTGAATTTGGCGGTATGTACGTAAGTGAATTACTGGTTCCTGCATTAGAACAGTTAGAAGCGGCATTCATAGACTCACAAAACGATGAAGAATTTCAAAACGAGTTTAACCATTTACTAAACTCTTTTGCTGGTCGCCCTACACCACTTACCCTTTGTCGCAACTTAGTGAAAAATCCGTTGGCAAAGATATACCTTAAACGTGAAGACTTACTTCACGGCGGCGCTCACAAAACCAACCAGGTACTTGGTCAGGCTTTGCTTGCTAAGAAAATGGGCAAAACAGAAATCATCGCTGAAACTGGAGCCGGACAACATGGTGTTGCAACGGCTATCGCTTGTTCATTACTTGGCTTAAAGTGCCGAGTTTATATGGGTAAAGTAGATTGTGACCGTCAGCAACCAAATGTTTTTAGAATGGAGCTTATGGGCGCAGAAGTTATCCCGGTAACTGCAGGCTCAGGCACATTAAAAGATGCGGTTAATGAAGCATTAAGAGACTGGTCAGCCAATTATGACAATGCCCATTACTTGTTAGGTACCGCGGCAGGTCCTCACCCATTTCCAACCATTGTTCGTGAATTTCAAAAAATGATTGGCATTGAAGCAAAGCAGCAAATCTTGAAAGAACAAGGTCGCTTACCTGACTATGTCGTAGCTTGTGTTGGAGGTGGCTCTAATGCCATCGGCATGTTCCATGATTTTATCGACGAAACAGAGGTTAAGTTAGTTGGCGTGGAAGCCGGTGGTAAAGGGATCGATACCCCCCAACATGGCGCAACTTTAGTGGCTGGCAGTAAAGGTATGCTACATGGCGCGTACACCTATATTATGCAAGATAAATACGGTCAAATTGAAGAATCTTATTCGGTATCAGCAGGCTTAGATTACCCAGGAGTGGGGCCGCAACATTCTTTACTAAAAGATATTGGCAGAGCTGAATATGTTCCGATTAACGATGATGAAGCACTCAATGCATTTCAAGCCTTATCTCGAAATGAAGGTATTATTCCTGCGTTAGAATCTTCCCATGCCTTGGCTCATGCGGTGAAATTAGCAGATGCTGCAACTGAAGAAACTGTGATTTTAGTTAATTTATCGGGTCGTGGTGATAAAGATTTAGCTCATGTTAGTAGTATTTTAGGTGGTGAAAATTATCGTGAAAAACGAGAACAAGCCTCAAAAGAGAAAGCTAAGGGAGGAGAATTATAA
- the ppiC gene encoding peptidylprolyl isomerase PpiC translates to MARTAHALHILVKHQEQAKDILKQIQKGSKFQTLAKKYSSCPSGKKGGDLGEFRQGQMVPQFDKFVFSGEILTPTIVKTRFGYHIIKTLYRT, encoded by the coding sequence ATGGCAAGAACTGCACATGCTTTGCACATATTGGTTAAACACCAAGAGCAAGCGAAAGATATTTTAAAGCAGATACAAAAAGGTAGTAAATTTCAAACATTAGCGAAAAAATATTCGAGTTGCCCATCAGGTAAGAAAGGTGGTGACTTAGGTGAGTTCAGGCAAGGCCAAATGGTACCGCAGTTTGATAAGTTTGTATTTAGTGGAGAAATACTTACGCCAACTATCGTTAAAACACGTTTTGGTTATCACATCATAAAAACGTTATATCGGACCTAG